A genomic window from Elaeis guineensis isolate ETL-2024a chromosome 3, EG11, whole genome shotgun sequence includes:
- the LOC105041881 gene encoding zinc finger protein GIS, translated as MSERETQNFVTVTVDSFSELPFLRPTPARDRSSDSSPSIRIFGIDLPHEPDSSQEEPSKDPHTSTTDTGTTHKGTTNPITNHNNSGSGGESGRKFECHYCCRNFPTSQALGGHQNAHKRERQHAKRAHLQSAMAAHHHHHHHQPGLITDGHFYGLLGYHRLGSVPSAGRFETPPPPHYPSWNGTSTGIISPGTRFYGGLGTVSQPINGSPLPGPWRVPVHGGAASFGMINRDRSMALPLFGGDDSTMVGIGGGGGMGSSSSSSSSSSTSPQDRGGYGAGAKETAVSLDLHL; from the coding sequence ATGAGCGAGAGAGAGACCCAGAACTTCGTGACCGTCACCGTCGACTCCTTCTCGGAGCTCCCCTTCCTCCGACCTACGCCGGCTCGGGACAGGTCTTCCGATTCCAGCCCTTCCATCCGGATCTTTGGCATCGACCTCCCCCATGAGCCTGACTCCTCTCAAGAAGAACCTTCCAAGGACCCCCACACCTCCACCACTGATACTGGTACCACCCATAAGGGCACCACCAACCCTATCACCAACCATAATAACAGCGGAAGTGGTGGAGAGAGTGGGAGGAAATTCGAGTGCCACTACTGCTGTCGCAATTTCCCAACGTCGCAGGCCCTCGGCGGCCATCAGAACGCCCACAAGCGCGAGCGCCAGCATGCAAAGCGCGCCCACCTCCAGTCCGCCATGGCGGCTCaccatcaccaccaccaccaccagccCGGACTCATCACTGACGGACACTTCTACGGCCTCCTTGGATACCACCGCCTCGGCTCGGTCCCTTCCGCCGGGCGCTTCGAGACCCCGCCACCTCCCCACTACCCTTCGTGGAATGGCACCAGTACTGGCATCATCAGCCCCGGGACTCGATTCTATGGTGGGTTGGGGACGGTGTCCCAGCCCATCAATGGTAGCCCGCTGCCAGGGCCATGGAGGGTGCCAGTCCATGGCGGTGCAGCAAGCTTTGGGATGATCAATCGAGATCGTTCGATGGCGTTGCCGTTGTTTGGAGGGGATGATTCGACAATGGTAGGGATTGGTGGAGGTGGCGGTAtgggttcttcttcttcttcatcatcttCTTCATCAACTTCTCCACAGGATCGAGGTGGGTACGGAGCCGGTGCGAAGGAGACTGCAGTGAGTCTGGATTTGCATTTGTAA